From a single Paludibacter jiangxiensis genomic region:
- a CDS encoding alpha-L-fucosidase, with product MRKLHHVLLANKMIDIFLCGIRYSLLLLAFVCSAFSNANAAKNVKLEAEKARLIGGAQKISDSSASGGFIVGLVKPDQAIQFANLPKASKLSIKYASVNVGIISVVIDNQPDVKVNVHSSGAKSGSFLNAIIDVAIPSGAKLEIRSDSSDVALSIDYVMVGDGDLGLPPDSWNLPPLKAADGPYKADWKEISRLYTVPAWWREAKFGAWSHWDPQSMPEQGDWYARGMYMEGDRQYNYHLQHFGHPAEYGYKDICHNWVIDKWNPEELMNLYVEMGVKYFMAMGVHHDNFDCWDSKYQPWNSVHVGPKTDIVGTWERIARQHGLRFGIGFHNTPARTWGQFMTVRYTSDKKGSKQGVPYDALQTISDGKGKWWDGMDPVDLYGPAHDKSNPLQSPFANQFMWRVDDAISKYHPDMIYFDEHAGDSQVDLGVKMGLGFLAPTLISNYYNKSLKWNHGKMEAVVNLKGVGGQYNSFKNTPELLPFVDRALVKSSEFVIEPEIMAYPFQTETSISDWHYQTGLKYMDALKVVQLLMENVSRNGTMLLNITQHGRGDLDPEAIRICKDVGAWLKVNGEAVYGSRPYEVCAENSIRFTRNNGCVYATILNWNDSVLVIKSLRSGGNTIGKVTKVELLGSDEKIDFVQDEKGLKVIPAGIALPLVGIADTLLTKRSRVLRITHDKVWFNDDDPGVAAPGWTRSCNLTTGDFNDDLTTSNTSGDSWSTTFTGCSVSVIAPKEPGAGKIEVLIDEKSRGIIDLSTSGERKPQQMVFVESNLPAGKHSIEIVNKGDGRVSVDALIIR from the coding sequence ATGAGGAAACTTCATCACGTTCTTTTAGCTAATAAAATGATTGATATCTTTTTATGCGGAATAAGGTATTCCTTGTTGCTCTTAGCTTTTGTTTGTTCTGCTTTTAGCAATGCTAATGCTGCCAAAAATGTCAAGCTTGAAGCTGAAAAAGCCCGATTAATTGGTGGGGCACAAAAGATAAGCGATAGTTCTGCATCAGGGGGATTCATTGTAGGTTTGGTTAAACCGGATCAGGCTATACAATTTGCGAATCTCCCCAAAGCAAGTAAACTGTCGATAAAATACGCATCGGTTAATGTTGGTATAATAAGCGTAGTGATTGATAATCAGCCTGATGTTAAAGTAAATGTTCATTCGTCCGGAGCTAAATCGGGATCTTTCCTTAACGCAATAATCGATGTGGCCATTCCTTCAGGGGCTAAATTAGAAATTAGGAGTGACTCGTCGGATGTTGCCCTGAGCATTGACTACGTAATGGTTGGTGACGGAGATTTGGGTTTGCCCCCCGATAGTTGGAATTTACCTCCCTTAAAGGCCGCCGATGGCCCTTATAAAGCGGATTGGAAAGAAATCAGTCGTTTGTATACCGTACCGGCTTGGTGGCGTGAGGCAAAATTCGGAGCCTGGTCACATTGGGATCCGCAGTCTATGCCCGAACAGGGCGATTGGTATGCTCGTGGCATGTATATGGAAGGCGACCGGCAATACAACTACCATCTTCAACATTTCGGGCATCCGGCCGAATACGGTTATAAAGACATTTGCCACAATTGGGTGATTGACAAATGGAATCCCGAAGAGCTGATGAATTTATACGTGGAAATGGGTGTGAAATATTTCATGGCAATGGGAGTGCATCACGATAATTTCGATTGCTGGGATTCAAAATATCAACCCTGGAATTCGGTACATGTCGGTCCGAAAACGGACATTGTCGGCACATGGGAACGAATTGCACGACAGCATGGATTGCGTTTTGGTATTGGGTTTCACAATACTCCGGCACGCACCTGGGGCCAGTTTATGACCGTTCGCTACACCAGCGACAAAAAAGGATCGAAACAAGGCGTTCCGTATGATGCTCTTCAAACCATTAGCGATGGAAAAGGCAAATGGTGGGACGGAATGGATCCGGTTGACCTGTACGGACCTGCTCATGATAAAAGCAATCCGTTGCAGTCGCCTTTTGCCAATCAGTTTATGTGGCGGGTCGATGATGCAATTTCAAAATATCATCCCGATATGATCTATTTCGACGAACATGCTGGTGATTCGCAAGTGGATTTAGGGGTAAAGATGGGTCTTGGCTTTCTGGCTCCGACCCTCATCTCCAATTATTACAACAAATCATTGAAATGGAACCACGGGAAAATGGAGGCTGTTGTTAACCTCAAAGGGGTAGGCGGACAGTACAATAGCTTTAAGAACACGCCTGAACTTTTGCCATTTGTTGATCGGGCATTGGTGAAAAGTTCCGAATTTGTTATTGAACCCGAAATAATGGCGTATCCCTTTCAAACAGAAACCAGCATTTCCGACTGGCATTATCAAACGGGGCTGAAGTATATGGATGCGCTGAAAGTAGTTCAGTTGCTGATGGAGAATGTTTCCCGTAACGGCACTATGTTGCTGAATATTACTCAACATGGGCGTGGCGATCTTGATCCTGAAGCAATTCGCATTTGTAAAGATGTCGGTGCGTGGTTGAAAGTGAATGGCGAAGCTGTTTACGGTTCCCGTCCTTACGAAGTATGTGCAGAGAATTCAATCCGGTTCACCCGAAACAACGGTTGTGTTTACGCAACTATTTTGAATTGGAACGATAGCGTTCTTGTGATCAAGTCCCTTCGTTCCGGAGGAAATACGATCGGCAAAGTGACAAAAGTAGAACTTCTCGGTTCGGATGAAAAAATAGATTTCGTTCAGGATGAAAAAGGACTGAAAGTAATCCCTGCCGGAATTGCCCTACCGTTGGTTGGTATAGCCGATACACTTTTGACAAAACGAAGCCGGGTATTGCGCATTACGCACGATAAAGTCTGGTTCAATGATGATGATCCGGGCGTCGCAGCTCCCGGCTGGACTCGAAGCTGTAATCTTACAACCGGAGATTTTAATGATGATTTGACGACAAGTAATACGTCCGGCGATAGTTGGAGCACAACATTTACAGGCTGTAGCGTTTCTGTTATTGCTCCGAAAGAACCGGGTGCAGGGAAGATAGAAGTGCTCATTGATGAGAAAAGCCGGGGAATAATCGACTTGTCAACCAGCGGAGAACGGAAACCTCAGCAGATGGTGTTTGTAGAAAGTAATTTGCCGGCAGGGAAACATTCCATAGAGATCGTTAACAAAGGTGATGGGAGAGTGTCTGTTGATGCGTTGATAATCAGGTGA
- a CDS encoding glycosyl hydrolase 115 family protein — protein sequence MMKGNSNLTYLFVLAVILLIKSLSVSASDKVNFRTPSQYIQHVATSKSFKIVANGAAAQIVVDPADWKGVIRAANDLGDDVRKVSGVAANVKQAVTPEPGSIIIGTIGKSRVIDKLIADKKIDVSDIKGQWESFLIQTVDGNLVVAGSDKRGTIYGIYDISEKIGVSPWYFWADVPAKKSNALYVKGGRYVQDSPKVKYRGIFINDESPSFTGWCNAKFGGVNSKMYVNMFELLLRLKANYLWPAMWGNAFNEDDPMSPVLADEYGIVMGTSHHEPMMRAQKEYTKRKDEIGAWDFITNSANLEKFWFDGLSRNKNYENLITMSMRGDGDVAMGKGNDLENIKTLQDVIKSQRDIIQKVYNDDPANHPQLWAIFTEVQRYYDAGFNVPEDITLLFCDNNWGYIRRILPPKEKNRKGGAGLYYHIDMNGGPNNDRWVNTTTIPKLREQFNLAYQSGLDRIWIVNVGDLKPKELPIDFIMHFAWNPNAYPADKALDYTINWAKGIFGEAHAEEIADIVSKYSKYNLLRKAEVQSPQIFSYVNYNEADRMLKLWRDVVAKAEALEVKIAPEAKDAYYQLVLYPAKASAGIAEIYLSIGKNHLYAKQGRVNANDYAQRARDLFSLDKELSDYYNNQMSNGKWKNMMSDIHIGYTGWQMPRESKLPEMKNVAPLAEPTLGVAVEGSEAAWPGGAGKPQLPVFERLKNQSYYIDIFNRGVGSFLFEAKTNKPWIKLNMTKGKVEKDVRLMVDVDWKTLPEGKSDGIVEIRKGNELVSVSVSAVKAALPKVKEPYFGNFTGEFTIPAEEFNVSTPGKNAKWIILPDLGKGKACMGIYPVTTPSTTAADGPKLEYKVFLPTTGKTTVCLGILPTQDVYPQRGLRIAVALDDQEPLVLDARKGFYDEFKEYTPEILARSTVLKPYPPLNKKIALIGAGQFRRNEIFDNMRWLDFEVNVKEPGIHALKIIMIDPEVVVEKIVVNPDNNHPSYFGAPSIQHNAK from the coding sequence ATGATGAAAGGTAACAGTAACCTAACATATCTTTTCGTTCTTGCAGTAATTCTCTTGATTAAATCGTTGTCTGTTAGTGCATCAGATAAGGTCAATTTCAGAACTCCATCTCAATACATTCAACACGTTGCGACATCAAAATCTTTTAAAATTGTGGCTAATGGAGCTGCAGCACAGATTGTTGTCGATCCTGCCGACTGGAAAGGCGTTATACGCGCAGCGAACGACTTGGGCGATGATGTTCGCAAAGTTTCTGGTGTTGCTGCCAACGTTAAGCAAGCAGTAACTCCCGAACCAGGTTCCATAATTATCGGTACGATTGGTAAAAGCCGTGTAATTGACAAACTTATAGCTGATAAGAAAATAGATGTCTCAGATATTAAGGGGCAATGGGAATCATTTCTTATTCAGACAGTGGATGGGAACCTTGTCGTTGCCGGAAGCGACAAACGCGGGACTATTTATGGAATCTACGACATCTCCGAAAAAATAGGAGTATCTCCATGGTATTTCTGGGCTGATGTTCCTGCAAAAAAAAGTAACGCATTATATGTTAAGGGCGGTCGTTACGTGCAGGATTCTCCCAAAGTAAAATATCGAGGTATTTTTATCAACGATGAATCTCCATCTTTCACCGGTTGGTGCAACGCTAAATTTGGCGGTGTCAACTCCAAGATGTATGTAAATATGTTTGAATTGCTTTTACGGTTAAAAGCCAATTACTTGTGGCCAGCCATGTGGGGCAATGCATTTAATGAAGATGATCCAATGAGTCCGGTTTTAGCCGACGAATACGGTATTGTGATGGGAACTTCGCACCACGAACCTATGATGCGGGCTCAAAAGGAATATACCAAACGCAAGGACGAAATCGGCGCTTGGGACTTTATTACAAATAGTGCGAATCTTGAAAAATTTTGGTTTGACGGTCTTAGCCGGAACAAAAATTATGAGAACCTGATTACTATGAGCATGCGTGGTGACGGTGATGTGGCCATGGGAAAAGGGAATGACCTTGAAAATATCAAAACGTTGCAGGATGTAATAAAAAGCCAGCGGGATATTATCCAAAAGGTGTATAATGATGATCCCGCCAATCATCCTCAGTTGTGGGCTATTTTTACCGAAGTTCAGCGCTACTATGATGCAGGCTTCAACGTGCCGGAGGATATTACACTGCTGTTTTGCGACAACAACTGGGGGTATATTCGACGTATTTTGCCTCCAAAAGAAAAGAACAGGAAAGGTGGCGCCGGATTGTATTATCACATCGATATGAATGGAGGGCCAAATAACGACCGTTGGGTTAATACGACCACTATTCCGAAACTTCGTGAGCAGTTCAATCTGGCATACCAAAGCGGACTTGACCGTATATGGATCGTTAACGTAGGCGATTTGAAACCGAAGGAACTTCCTATCGACTTCATTATGCATTTTGCCTGGAATCCAAATGCTTATCCGGCAGACAAAGCATTGGATTATACGATTAACTGGGCTAAAGGTATTTTTGGCGAAGCACATGCCGAAGAAATTGCTGATATTGTTTCTAAGTATTCAAAATACAATCTTTTAAGAAAGGCAGAAGTTCAATCTCCCCAAATATTCAGCTATGTCAACTATAACGAAGCCGACCGAATGCTTAAACTTTGGCGAGATGTAGTGGCAAAAGCCGAAGCGTTGGAAGTGAAAATTGCACCTGAAGCAAAAGATGCTTACTACCAGTTGGTGCTTTATCCCGCCAAGGCTTCTGCCGGCATTGCCGAAATTTATCTTTCAATAGGAAAAAATCATCTCTATGCCAAACAAGGACGGGTTAATGCCAATGATTATGCCCAACGGGCAAGAGATCTTTTCAGTCTCGATAAAGAATTAAGTGATTATTATAACAATCAAATGTCCAACGGTAAGTGGAAAAACATGATGTCCGATATTCATATCGGTTACACTGGTTGGCAAATGCCCCGGGAAAGCAAACTGCCCGAAATGAAGAATGTAGCACCGCTTGCCGAACCAACTTTGGGTGTTGCTGTCGAAGGGTCAGAGGCTGCCTGGCCAGGCGGTGCCGGAAAACCTCAGCTTCCTGTATTTGAAAGACTTAAAAATCAATCATATTATATAGATATCTTCAATAGAGGTGTCGGTTCTTTTCTGTTTGAAGCAAAAACCAATAAGCCCTGGATTAAATTAAATATGACCAAGGGTAAGGTTGAAAAGGATGTGCGACTAATGGTAGATGTTGACTGGAAAACATTGCCCGAAGGCAAATCGGATGGCATTGTTGAAATAAGGAAAGGCAACGAGCTTGTTTCTGTATCGGTTAGTGCAGTAAAAGCAGCCTTGCCCAAAGTAAAAGAGCCTTATTTTGGTAACTTTACGGGTGAATTCACCATTCCTGCTGAGGAATTTAATGTTAGTACCCCGGGCAAAAATGCGAAATGGATTATTTTGCCTGATCTGGGAAAGGGAAAAGCTTGCATGGGTATTTACCCCGTAACCACCCCAAGTACTACAGCAGCTGATGGTCCGAAACTTGAGTATAAAGTATTCCTCCCAACTACAGGAAAAACTACTGTTTGTCTGGGTATCCTCCCAACTCAGGATGTCTATCCACAACGTGGGTTGAGAATCGCTGTTGCATTAGACGATCAGGAGCCGCTGGTATTGGATGCACGAAAAGGGTTTTATGATGAGTTTAAAGAATATACTCCCGAAATTCTGGCCAGATCAACGGTGTTGAAGCCTTATCCTCCACTCAACAAAAAAATTGCGTTAATTGGCGCCGGTCAATTTCGAAGAAATGAGATTTTTGACAATATGCGCTGGCTTGACTTTGAAGTGAATGTAAAAGAACCGGGTATTCATGCCCTGAAAATAATTATGATTGATCCTGAAGTGGTGGTTGAAAAGATCGTAGTAAATCCGGATAATAATCATCCCAGTTATTTCGGTGCACCCTCTATTCAGCATAATGCTAAATAA
- a CDS encoding family 43 glycosylhydrolase → MNTTLKGFACLLALFSCFYSNAHNPIIQTKHTADPAPLAYNDTVFLYTSHDEDNAERFVMQNWMLYTSTDMVNWTDRGIIAGVSEPYKTFKWADGHSAWAPQCVARNGKFYLYCPTIYQGKMAIGVAVSNSPYGPFVDELGKPLIYRSNPGDYDPTVFVDDDGQAYIYWGGNGPCYYAKLKEDMISLAGDIQVASIDFTGTPPEASYTEGPWLWKKNKHYYLAWASRCCPEGIGYAMSDSPTGPWRCKGTIMDPDQRSSGNHPGIVDFKGNSYVFGFNYAITKQTLAKHYERRSICVEKMTYNADGTIQKLPWWSTTGVKQIGALDPYKQNEAETMAYSEGVKTDKLPVWERDDIWNRGKKLGDIMFVTSIHNGDYIEVQGVDFSKGCSSVDLRVASLYGGKIEIRLDKKDGPVVGIADVATSGEGDVWKTITAKVKSIKGVHDLYFVFKGEKDLLNFDWWQFK, encoded by the coding sequence ATGAACACAACATTGAAGGGTTTCGCATGCTTGTTGGCTTTGTTTTCATGTTTTTATAGCAATGCTCACAACCCTATTATACAAACCAAACATACGGCCGATCCTGCGCCGCTGGCATATAACGACACGGTTTTTCTTTACACAAGTCACGACGAAGATAATGCTGAGCGGTTTGTGATGCAAAACTGGATGTTATACACTTCTACCGATATGGTAAACTGGACTGACAGAGGAATCATTGCAGGTGTTTCAGAACCATATAAAACGTTCAAATGGGCAGATGGTCATAGCGCATGGGCACCTCAATGCGTAGCACGGAACGGCAAATTTTATTTATACTGTCCTACGATTTATCAGGGGAAAATGGCAATTGGAGTAGCAGTATCCAACAGTCCTTATGGCCCCTTTGTTGACGAGCTCGGGAAACCTCTCATCTACCGGTCTAACCCTGGCGATTACGATCCGACAGTGTTTGTGGATGATGACGGCCAGGCTTATATTTATTGGGGAGGAAACGGACCTTGCTATTATGCTAAATTGAAAGAAGATATGATTTCACTTGCAGGAGATATTCAGGTTGCTTCAATTGATTTTACCGGAACTCCGCCTGAAGCTTCATATACCGAAGGTCCGTGGTTGTGGAAGAAAAACAAGCATTATTATCTGGCATGGGCATCGCGTTGTTGTCCTGAAGGAATTGGATACGCTATGAGTGATAGTCCGACAGGCCCATGGAGATGCAAGGGAACGATTATGGATCCGGATCAAAGATCGTCAGGGAATCACCCCGGAATAGTTGATTTCAAAGGCAATTCGTATGTGTTCGGGTTCAATTATGCCATTACGAAACAAACCCTGGCCAAACATTATGAGCGTCGTTCGATATGTGTCGAGAAAATGACTTATAATGCCGACGGGACGATTCAGAAACTGCCGTGGTGGTCAACTACGGGTGTTAAGCAAATAGGCGCATTAGATCCTTACAAGCAAAACGAAGCAGAAACTATGGCTTACAGCGAAGGCGTAAAAACAGATAAATTACCAGTCTGGGAACGCGATGATATTTGGAACAGAGGGAAGAAACTTGGCGATATAATGTTTGTGACATCCATCCATAATGGCGATTACATAGAGGTTCAGGGTGTCGATTTTTCAAAAGGTTGCTCTTCTGTCGATTTAAGAGTCGCATCTCTTTATGGTGGCAAGATAGAAATTCGCTTAGATAAAAAGGATGGCCCGGTCGTTGGCATTGCTGATGTTGCAACTTCGGGAGAAGGTGACGTTTGGAAAACGATTACTGCCAAAGTAAAAAGCATTAAAGGTGTTCACGATCTTTATTTCGTTTTCAAAGGAGAAAAAGACCTGCTCAATTTCGACTGGTGGCAGTTTAAGTAA
- a CDS encoding glycoside hydrolase family 31 protein: MKCIFSLLCLVMVSVMSSQAQIFQKTDWGAKAVINSTGVEVRFYSPSIVRIQKWPAGSDFNKQSLSVTKTPEKTKFSVAQQGDRLLLKSSKMLVTLNLKDGAVSFQDVRGNALLNEKAQGASFTPFNDAGTSTYSVGQEFTLDKDEAIYGLGQQQGGKMSQRNVTLHMVQGNTDDYVPFFVSTKGYGLFWDNYSPTIFEDKPETTLFKSDVGDGIDYYFMVGGSLDGSVACMRDLTGQAPMFPLWTFGFWQSKERYKSQNELVGVVKKYRELGVPLDGIIQDWQYWGNNYLWNAMEFLNTEFPEPKKMVDDIHNMNAHLIISIWSSFGPQTKQYREMQPKGMLLNFGTWPQSGMEAWPPNRDYPSGVQPYDPYNPEARDIYWRYLNKGLFSLGIDGWWMDSTEPDHLDFKPSDFDLKTYLGSFRKVRNAFPLMAVGGVSEHQRGVSSDKRVFILTRSAFAGQQRYGANTWSGDVNSSWQSLRNQIPAGLNFSLSGIPYWNTDIGGFFAGSYNRGWGDGSGAKNPLYQELYVRWLQFGTFTPMMRSHGTDVPREIYNFGKKGEPIFDAIEKSINLRYAMLPYIYSTAWSVTKDQSTMMRALAMDFQDNNVRNINDEYMFGKSILVAPVVHAQYTPETIVKTDENSGWNKGDKKDNKAVAVDFTQSKSAKAYLPAGTSWFDFWTNTKYNGGQEITLATTIDKMPLFVKAGSIIPFGPKVKFATEKKWDDLEIRVYEGANGEFSLYEDENDNYNYEKGIYSTINFKWDDKSKTLTIADRKGTFPGMLAERKFHVVKIAANGNKTEKEVVYKDKKVTVK; encoded by the coding sequence ATGAAGTGTATTTTCTCTCTGCTATGCTTAGTCATGGTGTCGGTAATGAGTTCCCAAGCTCAAATCTTCCAAAAAACCGACTGGGGTGCAAAAGCCGTCATTAATTCTACCGGAGTTGAGGTCCGGTTTTACTCTCCCTCCATCGTGCGAATACAGAAATGGCCTGCCGGAAGCGATTTCAACAAGCAAAGCCTTTCGGTGACAAAGACCCCTGAAAAAACAAAATTTTCCGTAGCGCAACAGGGTGATCGGCTTTTGTTGAAAAGCAGCAAAATGCTTGTGACGCTGAATCTGAAAGACGGAGCCGTGTCGTTTCAGGATGTTCGCGGCAATGCATTGCTGAATGAGAAGGCTCAGGGCGCATCGTTTACTCCTTTCAACGATGCCGGAACCAGTACATATAGCGTGGGGCAAGAATTTACACTCGATAAAGACGAAGCAATCTATGGCCTGGGCCAGCAGCAGGGTGGTAAAATGTCGCAACGCAATGTGACGCTCCACATGGTGCAGGGCAATACGGACGATTATGTGCCGTTTTTTGTCTCAACCAAAGGATACGGCCTGTTCTGGGATAACTATTCTCCCACCATTTTTGAAGATAAGCCGGAAACTACACTCTTTAAGTCGGATGTAGGCGATGGCATCGACTATTATTTTATGGTTGGCGGAAGTCTCGACGGATCGGTGGCCTGCATGCGCGACCTGACAGGCCAGGCTCCTATGTTTCCATTGTGGACGTTTGGTTTTTGGCAGAGCAAAGAACGATATAAAAGTCAGAACGAACTGGTGGGTGTTGTGAAAAAGTACAGAGAGCTTGGAGTGCCGCTCGATGGTATTATTCAGGACTGGCAATACTGGGGCAATAACTACCTGTGGAATGCCATGGAGTTTCTGAATACGGAATTCCCCGAACCGAAAAAGATGGTAGACGACATCCACAACATGAATGCACACCTGATTATTTCGATCTGGTCGTCGTTCGGCCCGCAAACAAAGCAATACCGCGAGATGCAACCGAAAGGGATGTTGTTGAACTTCGGCACATGGCCACAGTCGGGTATGGAAGCATGGCCGCCCAACCGTGATTATCCGTCGGGCGTACAACCCTATGATCCTTACAACCCGGAAGCTCGTGATATTTACTGGAGATACCTCAATAAAGGACTGTTCTCTCTCGGCATCGACGGTTGGTGGATGGACTCTACCGAGCCTGACCATTTGGATTTCAAACCTTCCGATTTCGATTTGAAAACTTATCTTGGCTCTTTTCGCAAAGTGCGCAACGCGTTTCCGCTGATGGCGGTTGGCGGAGTTTCCGAACATCAGCGAGGCGTAAGTTCCGACAAGCGTGTATTTATTCTTACCCGTTCTGCTTTTGCCGGGCAACAACGCTACGGAGCAAATACCTGGTCGGGAGACGTAAACTCATCCTGGCAATCGCTCCGAAACCAGATTCCTGCCGGTCTTAATTTTTCATTGAGCGGTATCCCTTATTGGAACACTGATATTGGCGGATTCTTTGCCGGTAGCTATAACCGGGGTTGGGGAGATGGAAGCGGAGCTAAAAACCCCTTGTATCAGGAGTTGTATGTAAGATGGCTTCAGTTTGGTACATTCACACCGATGATGCGTTCGCACGGGACTGATGTGCCGCGTGAAATATACAATTTCGGAAAGAAGGGCGAACCGATTTTCGATGCCATTGAGAAATCGATCAACCTGCGCTATGCCATGCTGCCTTATATTTATTCTACTGCATGGAGCGTGACGAAAGATCAGTCGACCATGATGCGTGCGCTGGCAATGGATTTTCAGGATAATAATGTCCGGAACATAAATGATGAATACATGTTCGGGAAATCTATATTGGTTGCACCTGTCGTGCATGCTCAATATACACCCGAAACGATAGTGAAAACAGACGAAAATTCGGGTTGGAATAAAGGAGATAAGAAAGATAATAAAGCCGTTGCAGTGGACTTTACCCAGTCGAAATCGGCAAAAGCATACCTGCCGGCCGGGACATCATGGTTTGATTTCTGGACGAATACAAAATATAACGGAGGACAGGAAATTACGCTGGCCACCACTATCGATAAAATGCCATTGTTCGTCAAAGCCGGAAGCATTATTCCTTTTGGCCCAAAAGTAAAGTTTGCTACAGAGAAAAAATGGGATGACCTTGAAATCCGCGTTTATGAAGGAGCAAACGGCGAGTTCTCTTTGTACGAAGATGAAAACGATAACTACAATTACGAAAAAGGAATTTACTCTACCATTAACTTCAAATGGGATGATAAATCGAAAACCCTGACTATTGCCGATCGCAAAGGAACATTTCCCGGTATGCTTGCAGAACGGAAATTTCACGTAGTGAAAATTGCAGCTAACGGCAATAAGACAGAAAAAGAGGTGGTCTACAAGGATAAAAAAGTGACGGTTAAATAA